A single region of the Rathayibacter rathayi genome encodes:
- a CDS encoding CG0192-related protein: protein MALLHRATITPGKLEIVEAWAPTQPWCEVGGFSQLGAYRFDDPEGDVGVETLIVQAPGQPPLQVPLTYRGVPLPGGEEHLIATVEHTVLGRRWVYDGLGDPVAVAAFATAIRTGAREVEQYVEEDGHRIICPPTATVQGSGVGGGPVEPPASLRAQSDARTTTTSADGLTLVLARVLAPPFLEGERHLTGSWGNALPLPLATLA, encoded by the coding sequence ATGGCCCTGCTGCATCGAGCGACGATCACCCCCGGCAAACTCGAGATCGTGGAGGCGTGGGCGCCGACGCAGCCGTGGTGCGAGGTCGGCGGCTTCAGTCAGCTCGGCGCCTACCGGTTCGATGATCCGGAGGGCGACGTCGGCGTCGAGACGCTGATCGTTCAGGCGCCAGGGCAGCCGCCGCTGCAGGTGCCGCTGACCTACCGCGGCGTCCCCCTTCCCGGCGGGGAGGAGCATCTCATCGCGACGGTCGAGCACACCGTCCTGGGTCGCCGCTGGGTCTACGACGGACTGGGCGATCCGGTCGCGGTCGCCGCCTTCGCGACGGCGATCCGCACCGGCGCCCGGGAGGTCGAGCAGTACGTCGAGGAGGACGGACATCGCATCATCTGCCCGCCGACCGCCACGGTGCAGGGCAGCGGAGTCGGGGGCGGCCCGGTTGAGCCGCCCGCGTCGCTCCGCGCGCAGAGCGACGCCCGGACGACCACTACCTCCGCGGATGGCCTGACCCTCGTCCTCGCCCGAGTCCTCGCACCCCCGTTCCTCGAGGGCGAGCGGCACCTCACCGGCTCCTGGGGCAACGCACTCCCCCTCCCCCTGGCCACCCTCGCCTGA